Part of the Venturia canescens isolate UGA chromosome 2, ASM1945775v1, whole genome shotgun sequence genome is shown below.
AATTGCAGTAAATTAAGGTGCTTTGAGTGTTCTACAATTAACCATCGAATTTCATTGGGTTTAGCTGTTTCTCGGTTTTCCTAAATGAAAATGTAGtactcaaaaaaaatcatagaatCTATTGGgatgttgataaaaaaatattctatagTATCATGGAGTTTTGTGGAAATTGCAATCGcagaaatacgaaaattttcctcgaatgacgttttaataacaaaattataattttaccgacacgaataaaaattttcaaacgaatgTCATGAGCAGCAAAGCAGGAATGAAAAGACTGGCGAATGGAGTTTCGACTGTCAGCACGGACCTGACGAATGCAAAGGAAATCGTGACCAGGCGTGCGCTTTAGATGCGATCAACAAGAACGAGGACGCCGCTAAACGTCAGGATCTTTCCGTGAACCTTGTAGCTTGTGTTATGAGCAGTACAAACCCAGCAACTGCTGTTACTCGGGTACGTAATCGGAGATCATAAAATTCCTctgttcattgaaaaaatatcaaatattgtgggtacatttgaaaattaaaaaactaaGTGCAATATTTGTTTACTGACAGTGCGCAAAAACAGTCAAATTGAGCGTGGAAACGCAAAAACTTCTCGGCGAGTGTCAAGAATCGAGAACGGCCAATGAGTTATTGGCCCAACACGGTGTCACGACCATGAGACTCAATCCTATCCTGACGTTCGTTCCTACTATAACTGTTAACGGGGTAattatgaaacgaaaattaaaTCTGAATTTCTACGAGCCGTTCCTGTTCGATTTCTCAAtgattttcgcatttttttttctattcacgCAGCAAGCTGAAACTGAGGCACGCAATCACTTCAGAAGGTTTGTGTGCGGACAGATTCCTGATAACGAGAAACCTGACAGTTGCAAAAGTACttgatgagaaataaaaaagtgactaaaaatgcaaatttcgtaCCAACTCGATGTGGCGAACTAATCGTGTAATAACTATATacaaattgttgtttttttttatgtacaaaatacaaaaaattgtcGATTATATCAAAAAtggagtaataaaaaaattgtatttggaAAATATAGTGGTTATAACTATGAAAAAGTCTTATAATTAATCTTTGGATTTACGATGAGATCCGCGATCCTCGACGTTTCCTGAGATCACAATTGAGTAAGCAGTTCCTATAGAACTGCTCGTGGCGCCTCGTTTCTTTCAACTCCAAATGcgtttgattgttttttttttttttcattaatatatttatatcgttTCCTATGGATGTACGATATGATTATCCGCCGATAAACTGCGCATCGTCGAGATTGCTGAGCTCGAGGAACTCGTGCTCGATGTCGGATCCGAGCTCTTGAAAATCCGTTACGTCATCTCcgtaaaattctgaaaaagttAAATAAACAGAGTTTCGTTAGGAGGCttcaaaaagggaaaaaagttCGAGGGTTTTGAGAATTTGATCTGTCAATCGTGTCATTCAATATTCACCCAACTTTGCAAGTACcattgaaagttaaaaaaagaACTTAATTTTGTAGATTTTTAAACAAGTTTCTATAAAGTAatcttaaaaattttcttaacAAAACTATTTCCAATGATTCGACTACGAAAGCgataactgaaaatatttttccaaccgAGGAAAATGCAATCTTGAAAACGTGAGAGCCAAGTTTTTCTCGATCCGAATATCTgaagagaataaattttaaaattctccAAAGTTGACGTCAATATTGATTGATAACTGTTGGGAATTTCTCAACGAGTATGTTtcgactaaaaaaaaaaaaattattctacagcACGTGTAAGGAACACAttgcttaattttttttctataaatgaCAAGTGCATTCGCGATAAGATTTGGGAGGGTTGACAAAAATCGTTGTACGAGGGAGCATAAGGAGACAAAAGCGTGCTGAGCACGTGGCACATTGTCAATGAGGATTTTTGGTGTGGCGCGTGCGTTGGGTGACTCTCGAGCTTGCACGTATTATAAGctttaacgttttttctcttggCTTCTGTGTGCCCAAAAAAGTAACGAATATTATTTTAAGCTTCGGTGTGGGGGGTAAAGAGCGTCGAAACCTCCTCTGAGATTAACTGTGGACGCTCCAATATACATGTGTATACATCGCTATGTATAAATACGTACATCGTTCtcgattattatcattatacGAAAGAGTTAAACGCAGGGAAGAGTTGTCGCGGTTCAAGGAACGTATTCGAGAGCAGCACGCGCCTATATGTGCACGTTACGTTGATATTTCGACGGCTTGCACGAAAATCTGTACGCCATGGACATTCTCGACCGTTTACCCACTCCAATATTCGTTTTATATATAGCCATTGTACTGCGTATACGTCAGGAAAAAAccctttttttcgagaaaaaaaaaggaggaaaaaagcgtCCGCGAGTATAGTTATCGAACATGTGTTATCCGAATATCTTTGAAGTACGCCAGGACAAGTCTTAGGATCGTATGTATATAGTTATGAGCAGActtatgagattttttttcgagttaccCCACGTGACCGTTGATTACTCTATTCCGTAGCTTTGTGAATGGGAAAGGATTAACTCTTGTGAGATTGCTCTTGAGATAAGAAAAGTGATTTTTGTTAacaccaaatttttcacattttggTGTTGAAAGATGTTTGCCAGGAATTCGTAAGAGAACGACCAAGCAATAGAACTCGTTCTTCGGAGCTGCAGGGGACAATTTTTGGAGCAACAATTGTGGTATCTTCTGTAGATTgcttgtttcctttttttctttggcaATTGTACCCGGCTAATGCTTGGGGAATTACGCGagttcatgaaaaattggatttttatGCATAAATGTTTACCTCCATTATCAATTCCCGTGTACGTTTCGTCCTCGATTAAAAATCGTTCGACGGACTCGAAGGGCACGTACTCCGGTTGGTTGTTTTCAATCTTGGACGTTAAACGTGCCTCCGATGTCTGAATCTCGTGGAACAAAGAAACTTTATCCTCCTTCGTAATTTCGCAATTCTCATGCAATCGATGACTCAACGCGGATGTGGATATGTTGAGATTGCGGGTTGTCGAGTCTTTCATATTCGCAAATGAGATTCTGTGTGACAAGGTTTGCTTCGATGACGAGTCCATCGTTGTTCCTCTCGTAGTCGATCCCACTGTTGTCGACGGATCCGCATGATTTTTAACGTGCTTTCGAAGACTCGAGGGATCTGTGTACCGCTTGCCACATCCTGTCACTTGACACGCGTATGGTTTCTGTAAATATTTAAACAGTTGTTTATTAAACGTGAATATAACTTGAAATAGAGAATTACCGAAATTGCGATACTTTGAATATAATCGTTTACTGTAGAAGCTTCGtcaatttatttcaaattcatgcACCCAAATGAGTTTATTGACTGCCCCCaatgaatttctgtttataaaaAGTCATTCGGGTGATGGGCATTAGCTGCTTtgataacgaaaaataataattgaataaaagaagCCGGTTCAAtcggttttttttatgaactttTAATCTAATCTCATGTCACATTAATCAATAATACCGAGCGCAAACAACGAGCTTTTCAATTTCAGTCATTCAATAATTGCTGAAATTTGATTGAGCACTGAAGAGCATTGGAGAATgacaatttgaattttttatcgaagatTTTGAGCAAATTCCACCATTGAGAAACTGACTCGTTAAATTAGTTAATATTTCTACTTATTctcagatttttcattttgagaaatttgtgCCTCAATATTTGAGCTCGTACCGTATCGTAATGAGTTCTCTGATGTTTAGCCCTGTCGCTGCTGTTGCTGAAGGCTTTCGAGCATCCTCGGTGTTGGCAAGCGTAAGGTCTTTCTCCGGTGTGCGACCGTTGatgaattttcagattttcaagACGAGAAAAAGCCTTTTTACATCCTGCAAactttgagaaagaaaaaaaattattcgatgactttttaaatattgaaagagaacGAATGCCGATGAGATCAGACAAATTTATACGAAAAGGAGAACATTATCGAGTTACTTACCGGACACTTGTTAGGTTTTTCGCCACTGTGCACACGCATGTGTATGAGTAATTTGTATCGAGCATTGAAAGGTCTGGCTCGAGGACACCCTTGCCAAAGACAAGCGAATTCGTCTTGTGCAACGTTCAACGAAGTCGAGCTCACAGTGTCCTTGTCCTTTTCCTTTTCACGATCTCGCTGCGATCTTCTTCCTGGACCGTGGGAGTTAGAGGACGAAGACTCGATGTGACGCCGCTCAATGTGACGAACCAGGCCTTCCTGATCGTTGAAACACAAACCACAGTCGCGCCAACGACACGGATAAGACGAAGGATATCCTTCCTCCGAGGACATGTTACAAcctgaaaatgaagaattttattattctccttcatttttttttcaaaaattttgattgtacaattattattataattttatttttctttggatttgttcttgaaattttatgaaatatattccattgaaattttggtacaaaaaaaaatgcggtaaaatctatttttcatcgattttcatcATGAACGAGATACGATTCTGGATCGTTAACTATTTGAAAGATAAAACACAACTTTAATGGCTTTGATAAGCAGAATAAGAAGCAGTAAGGCATTGAATTATTGAGTTGATAAAAAAGCAATAATtttagtaataaaaatgtgtataAACTCTGTTGACCGATCTTACCGTACGAATCCTCGTGTCGATTATCATTGCCGATAAAACCGGTGGAAGTTTTGCGTCGTTTATCGGCAAGCATGAGGCCTTCACTGCGTGGTAAGACGATTTGATTGTCGGCGCTACTGACGAGGCCGGAAGTCAACGagtgattattatttttgaaattgttgtTCGGTAAAGCGGAAGTCTGTGTGGAAACGAGATGACCAACGGCGTAACATTGTCCATTCGAATTGGGGAAGGGATCGTTAACGTCATCGATAAAAGTGAGGGAAGAGAATGAGTTTGAGGATGGAACGTTATTGAGCAGCATAGTGGGGTCGCCTCTGATGAGACTGAGATCAAATTCGTCGACGATTTGCAACGATTCGTTCAAGTTTTCGTTGTCTTGAGTCTGTGACGTGACGGGTATCAAAGAGTCCTCTGAGAATTCTCGAAAATCCTCGTAATCCTGACAATCTTGATTGTAGTCAGAGCTTGCGAATTCGCCGTAATTATTTGCGTTTGAAAAATTGCGGGAAAACGAAAACGCCGAATTGACGGAGGGCAATCTGAACCGTGGGTTGAAGTCGTTGGTAATTTCGTCGTTGGAATACTCGCTGTATTCACTATTGAACAAACCACCGTTCCATGAATTTGGCGTTACAGCTTCGCTTCCGGTACTGCCCGGTGACATTTCACCGTTCGTCATTGCCAATGGGCGTCCCAAATTAACCGGGTACTGAAATATCGTCGTCGATAAATTTTCCCATTCGGTCGGCTCGCACGGACTTGCCAAAATTGGTGAAAGACTGCTGTTGCTACTCTTGCTGCTCAAGTTGTCCCACGAAAAATGTACGTTGTTACCCATGGTCGGTGTCGTTGACACGAGATCGCTCGTTATCGACGATAATCCGTAATCTTCTTCGACCTCATTACGCATTATTGGAATTATTTGCCTTAATCCTTCGATCGAATTTTGTCTTGTACCGTGTAAATCATCCAGATGCATTTTACCCCAACTTTTTATTCTGTAACAAATTAAATTCCTGGTCAATTTTTGCAATAAACTAGAGAAATTTGATCATAAACACGTGCGCGggttaaaatttgaatttatcaaaattttgctAGCTagttatggaaaaaaaaatcgatcgagtcTGTCGTATAGAAATTTTGATTAACATCGATTCTCAAGGATGacggaaaatttgaataaaaaaatccattcaGTCGTTCAACGAAGAGTTTGCTGTGTGCCGAATTTCGTTGATACTTTTTCGatataaaaatcaataaaaactacCGAACTCCAGCACTTCGGAGTTGATTGAAAGATTGTAAATCCGAACAGACCGAATATTCAATGGCAAAGGTTGATTCGTTCTAAAAACAACACTCTCGTAATTCCGTTCAACGTACGAAGTTCAATATCACGTGAACGTCGAAAAAGCAGTATACTAAGAAtaatttgatagaaaaaatgagtatATGCTTGCAATAGAATCGAATGCAGATCACTCACACGTCAAAAATTCACAAT
Proteins encoded:
- the LOC122406901 gene encoding gamma-interferon-inducible-lysosomal thiol reductase-like, whose protein sequence is MTFTLAATAFVLILTHPTLGLGPDEKTVLNVTVYYEALCGDSIRFVNQQLAPSYEGLKEHLKIDFVPYGKAEQSRNEKTGEWSFDCQHGPDECKGNRDQACALDAINKNEDAAKRQDLSVNLVACVMSSTNPATAVTRCAKTVKLSVETQKLLGECQESRTANELLAQHGVTTMRLNPILTFVPTITVNGQAETEARNHFRRFVCGQIPDNEKPDSCKST
- the LOC122406897 gene encoding transcriptional regulator CRZ1-like, which translates into the protein MHLDDLHGTRQNSIEGLRQIIPIMRNEVEEDYGLSSITSDLVSTTPTMGNNVHFSWDNLSSKSSNSSLSPILASPCEPTEWENLSTTIFQYPVNLGRPLAMTNGEMSPGSTGSEAVTPNSWNGGLFNSEYSEYSNDEITNDFNPRFRLPSVNSAFSFSRNFSNANNYGEFASSDYNQDCQDYEDFREFSEDSLIPVTSQTQDNENLNESLQIVDEFDLSLIRGDPTMLLNNVPSSNSFSSLTFIDDVNDPFPNSNGQCYAVGHLVSTQTSALPNNNFKNNNHSLTSGLVSSADNQIVLPRSEGLMLADKRRKTSTGFIGNDNRHEDSYGCNMSSEEGYPSSYPCRWRDCGLCFNDQEGLVRHIERRHIESSSSNSHGPGRRSQRDREKEKDKDTVSSTSLNVAQDEFACLWQGCPRARPFNARYKLLIHMRVHSGEKPNKCPFAGCKKAFSRLENLKIHQRSHTGERPYACQHRGCSKAFSNSSDRAKHQRTHYDTKPYACQVTGCGKRYTDPSSLRKHVKNHADPSTTVGSTTRGTTMDSSSKQTLSHRISFANMKDSTTRNLNISTSALSHRLHENCEITKEDKVSLFHEIQTSEARLTSKIENNQPEYVPFESVERFLIEDETYTGIDNGEFYGDDVTDFQELGSDIEHEFLELSNLDDAQFIGG